In Pontibacillus yanchengensis, the following proteins share a genomic window:
- the purM gene encoding phosphoribosylformylglycinamidine cyclo-ligase produces the protein MRDHYKQAGVDVEAGYQAVDQMKDHVKRTHRREVMGGLGSFGGMFDFSMLSYKEPVLISGTDGVGTKLKLAFEMNRHDTIGVDAVAMCVNDIVAQGAEPLFFQDYIACGKNEPERIEAIVKGIADGCEQSGCALIGGETAEMPGMYKEEEYDLAGFVVGVAEKEQLITGKEVNTGDVLIGLSSSGIHSNGFSLVRKWIEEYGLDLQAQYKGLDQTFDQSLGDVLLTPTKLYAKAIQEVQQHVTIKAISHITGGGFEENIPRMFGDAFGAQVEQGSWPVPSIFTFLSDIVGMEKQDMMSIFNMGIGMVLAVAPEDVDATITAVQHAGEEAYTIGTVIEGQGVTYR, from the coding sequence ATGCGTGATCATTATAAACAGGCCGGCGTTGATGTAGAAGCAGGGTATCAGGCTGTCGATCAAATGAAAGATCATGTGAAGCGGACCCATCGCCGTGAAGTCATGGGAGGATTGGGAAGCTTTGGTGGCATGTTCGATTTTTCCATGCTATCCTACAAGGAACCTGTCCTTATCTCTGGTACGGATGGGGTTGGCACCAAGTTAAAACTCGCTTTTGAGATGAATCGTCACGATACGATTGGCGTCGATGCAGTCGCCATGTGTGTGAACGATATTGTTGCTCAAGGGGCAGAGCCGTTATTTTTTCAAGACTACATTGCTTGTGGTAAAAATGAACCTGAACGCATTGAGGCCATTGTCAAAGGGATTGCGGACGGATGTGAACAGTCCGGTTGCGCATTAATTGGCGGGGAAACAGCCGAGATGCCTGGTATGTATAAAGAAGAAGAGTATGACCTAGCTGGGTTTGTTGTTGGAGTAGCCGAGAAAGAGCAACTCATTACGGGAAAAGAAGTAAACACTGGTGATGTTTTGATTGGACTTTCGTCGAGTGGGATACATTCCAATGGATTTTCATTAGTTCGTAAGTGGATCGAGGAATATGGATTGGACTTACAAGCGCAATATAAAGGTCTTGATCAAACGTTTGATCAATCTTTAGGAGACGTTCTGTTAACCCCGACGAAACTCTATGCAAAAGCGATTCAAGAAGTACAGCAACACGTTACCATCAAAGCTATTTCCCATATTACTGGTGGAGGATTTGAAGAAAATATCCCACGCATGTTTGGTGATGCATTTGGAGCCCAGGTTGAACAAGGTAGCTGGCCAGTACCGTCGATATTTACCTTCTTAAGTGATATCGTTGGTATGGAGAAACAAGACATGATGAGTATTTTTAACATGGGAATTGGCATGGTCCTAGCTGTAGCACCTGAGGACGTAGATGCTACTATAACTGCGGTTCAGCATGCAGGGGAAGAGGCTTATACGATTGGAACTGTCATAGAAGGGCAAGGTGTGACGTACCGATGA
- the purN gene encoding phosphoribosylglycinamide formyltransferase — protein MSNGLTNIAVFASGSGSNFEAIAEEALAGRLPCQVKVLVCDREHAPVKEKAQALGISVFCFRPRDYEQKADFEAEIVRMLQEADVELIALAGYMRLVGSTLLKAYEGRIMNIHPSLLPAFPGKDAVEQAMEANVKVTGVTVHLVDEGMDTGPIIEQEVVRIQTTDDAQSLQKKIQQIEHRLYPAVIQQFVEGEI, from the coding sequence ATGAGTAATGGCTTAACGAACATTGCCGTGTTTGCCTCTGGAAGTGGGTCAAATTTTGAAGCAATCGCAGAAGAAGCGTTAGCGGGACGTCTCCCTTGTCAGGTGAAAGTGCTCGTTTGTGATCGAGAGCATGCACCTGTGAAGGAAAAAGCTCAAGCGCTAGGTATCTCCGTGTTTTGCTTCCGCCCACGTGATTATGAACAGAAAGCTGATTTTGAAGCTGAAATTGTTCGAATGTTACAAGAAGCGGATGTTGAACTTATTGCCTTAGCTGGGTATATGCGTCTGGTTGGTTCAACACTATTGAAAGCGTATGAAGGTCGAATTATGAATATCCATCCCTCCCTACTACCAGCTTTTCCTGGTAAAGATGCAGTGGAACAAGCGATGGAAGCGAATGTGAAAGTAACGGGGGTTACCGTTCACCTCGTTGATGAAGGAATGGATACTGGGCCGATTATAGAACAAGAGGTTGTTCGAATCCAAACTACAGACGATGCCCAATCCTTACAGAAAAAAATCCAACAGATAGAGCACCGACTCTATCCAGCAGTTATTCAACAATTTGTAGAAGGAGAGATCTAA